Proteins from one Psilocybe cubensis strain MGC-MH-2018 chromosome 11, whole genome shotgun sequence genomic window:
- a CDS encoding Putative metallocarboxypeptidase ECM14 — MIFRILCLFTLLQLALCEQQVLTEQSNFGLLRRFSSVQEALDVAQARNLDVWHQTKTFVDIYFPPDELHLPDELKVLPHNDTLISAIPPRRMGLGGFAPFANSSFHDVYHPLDELTSFIHELANTHPNITRITNLGTSAEGRDVLALTISTGPYSKKMELKKGGKKKRPSGPAGDKLGFVIVGAQHAREWIATATSVYLAHALVADASEPHSLSPLLTHFDFHIVPVPNPDGYEFTWSTDRFWYKNRQILGPHEKCIGLDMNRNWGYKWKREALDRGLQETKPRVPTNPCSHWYPGTRAFEAPEVNNLANWVATLPNVVAFIDLRSYGQMLSSPYSYTCKKQPKDAEDQVEAALGASQALKSVHGTHFQTGKLCSMLYAAPGNILDWMYARVGIKYSYVAHLRDTGTYGFALPEKWIRPTGEETASLVDYLSRFIAKQAKSS, encoded by the exons ATGATCTTTCGTATCTTGTGTTTATTCACTCTTTTGCAGTTGGCGTTGTGTGAGCAACAAGTCTTGACCGAACAGTCCAACTTTGGTCTTTTGAGGAGATTCAGTTCAGTGCAGGAGGCATTGGATGTCGCTCAG GCGCGTAATCTGGACGTCTGGCACCAAACAAAAACATTCGTAGACATATACTTTCCACCGGATGAACTTCATTTGCCAGACGAACTGAAGGTGCTTCCGCACAATGATACATTGATATCTGCAATACCACCCAGACGGATGGGACTCGGAGGATTTGCACCGTTTGCAAACAGCAGTTTTCACGATGTCTATCACCCTCTCGATGAGCTAACATCGTTCATCCACGAATTAGCAAACACCCATCCGAACATAACTCGTATTACGAACCTAGGGACAAGTGCAGAGGGGCGGGATGTTCTGGCATTGACAATCTCAACAGGGCCTTAttcaaagaaaatggaaTTAAAGAAGGGTGGAAAGAAGAAACGCCCCAGCGGTCCAGCTGGAGACAAGCTAGGGTTCGTGATCGTTGGTGCTCAACATGCTCGCGAG TGGATTGCAACTGCTACATCAGTTTATCTTGCACATGCATTAGTTGCCGATGCCTCCGAACCTCACTCGTTATCGCCTCTGTTGACGCACTTC GACTTCCATATCGTTCCAGTGCCCAACCCAGACGGCTACGAATTTACCTGGTCAACTGACCGATTCTGGTACAAAAACCGACAAATTTTAGGCCCGCATGAGAAGTGTATTGGCTTGGATATGAACCGCAACTGG GGCTATAAATGGAAGCGCGAAGCTCTTGATAGGGGCCTCCAGGAAACGAAGCCGCGGGTGCCTACGAATCCGTGTTCGCATTGGTACCCCGGCACGCGAGCGTTCGAAGCTCCAGAAGTCAACAATCTGGCGAATTGGGTAGCCACTCTTCCGAATGTTGTCGCGTTCATCGATCTGCGGAGCTACGGGCAGATGT TGTCGTCACCGTACTCTTATACCTGCAAGAAGCAGCCTAAGGACGCAGAGGACCAAGTTGAAGCCGCCCTAGGAGCTTCGCAAGCGCTCAAGTCCGTTCATGGGACGCACTTCCAG ACCGGAAAGCTTTGTTCAATGCTGTATGCTGCACCTGGAAATATCCTTGATTGGATGTACGCCCGCGTAGGAATCAAATATTCATACGTTGCGCATCTGCGCGATACAGGAACT TATGGGTTCGCACTGCCAGAAAAATGGATCCGCCCAACAGGAGAAGAAACGGCTAGCTTGGTCGACTACCTCTCTAGGTTCATTGCCAAGCAGGCGAAAAGTTCGTAA
- a CDS encoding putative glucan endo-1,3-beta-glucosidase (putative glucan endo-1,3-beta-glucosidase ARB_02077) codes for MLSLRALGAATLVLACTSAVLGLGSSCSGPIGPGTSGQNDPFWMESIKHQGKSAFNPNPNVYSVFRNVKDFGARGDGVTDDTAAINAAITSGGRCGGGGCRSSTLTPAVVYFPKGTYLVSAPIIPYYYTQLIGDAKNFPTILASASFDGMAVIDANPYIPGGGGAQYWTNQNNFHKSIRNFVIDVRRVPADKPQGTGIHWQVAQATSLMNIVIQMSAEPNTAHQGIWMENGSGGYMGDLVFNGGKFGIWGGNQQFTVKNVTFNNVQTAVYSLWNWGWTYQGVTINNAQVGFDIASGGLTIDTQTTGAQAIIDAVVTNTQIFVRNSQPSNGRLAGSLVLNNVRLNNVPVAVGVVGGAVVLNGGSTTISSWGQGNIYRGTNPSGSFIQGNIPAPNKDASLLDSAGRIVARTHPQYAEYAVNQFISVKDYGAVGDGFTDDTAALTSIFNRFSGCKIIFFDAGTYVVSNTITIPAGTQMTGEAWTVLAGKGPAFQDQNNPRPVFRIGETGSQGVLEISDIVFSTIGPAAGAIIVEWNVRQPSGFQAGAGMWDSHVRTAGAAGTNLEGNRCPKSGAGGFDNCFAAYMALHLTPRSTAYIEGAWVWLADHDLDFPGEGQISVYSGRGILSESQGPVWLIGTAEHHVLYQYNLVNAANHYMGLIQTESPYYQPAPVSPSPFTINRTMKDPTPYSGNPSAWAVSITQSRNILIFGAGLYSFFDNYSQACIDSRNCQSQLLNIDTASTNINIYSLSTVATMFQVSVNGAGIVNQAGNVNGFASTVTSWSQ; via the exons ATGCTCTCCCTCCGTGCCCTGGGAGCTGCAACTCTTGTGCTTGCTTGTACCAGCGCCGTCCTTGGACTGGGTTCGTCATGCTCTGGGCCTATCGGACCTGGAACCTCTGGACAAAATGACCCGTTCTGGATGGAAAGCATAAAGCATCAAGGAAAATCTGCCTTTAACCCCAACCCAAACGTATATTCCGTTTTCCGTAACGTAAAG GACTTCGGTGCTCGTGGAGATGGCGTTACCGACGACACGGCAGCCATTAA TGCTGCAATTACATCTGGTGGTCGATGTGGAGGTGGCGGTTGTCGCTCCTCAAC TCTCACCCCCGCTGTTGTATACTTCCCCAAAGG AACTTATCTCGTCTCTGCACCCATCATACCATACTACTACACACAGCTCATCGGAGACGCGAAGAACTTCCCTACTATACTTGCATCAGCATCTTTCGATGGAATGGCTGTCATAG ATGCGAACCCGTACATTcctggaggcggaggtgcaCAGTACTGGACAAATCAAAATAACTT CCATAAGTCCATCAGGAACTTCGTGATCGACGTTAGACG TGTCCCAGCCGACAAGCCTCAAGGAACAGGAATTCACTGGCAGGTTGCTCAAGCGACATCTCTCATGAACATCGTGATACAGATGTCGGCGGAACCCAACACTGCCCACCAAG GCATCTGGATGGAAAACGGAAG CGGCGGTTATATGGGAGACCTGGTATTTAATGGAG GCAAATTTGGAATTTGGGGCGGAAACCAACA GTTCACCGTCAAAAATGTCACCTTCAACAACGTCCAGACGGCCGTATACAGCTTGTGGAATTGGGGTTGGACCTACCAGGGTGTTACTATCAACAACGCTCAG GTCGGGTTTGATATCGCGTCTGGAGGACTGACGATTGACACCCAG ACCACTGGTGCTCAAGCGATCATCGATGCCGTCGTCACAAACACTCAGATTTTCGTTCGAAACTCTCAACCTAGCAATGGCCGTCTGGCAGGATCTTTGGTGCTTAACAACGTCAGACTCAATAACGTCCCTGTAGCTGTGGGTGTAGTTGGCGGGGCCGTTGTACTTAATGGCGGTTCCACCACGATCTCATCTTGGGGTCAAGGAAATATTTACCGTGGCACTAACCCAAGTGGCTCATTTATACAAGGTAATATTCCGGCACCAAATAAAGATGCAAGCCTACTGGATAGCGCTGGAAGAATTGTCGCACGCACACATCCTCAATACGCTGAGTATGCTGTAAATCAATTCATCAGCGTTAAGGATTATGGTGCTGTAGGAGATGGCTTTACAGACGATACGGCTGCTCTCACCAGTATCTTTAATCGG TTTTCGGGATGCAAAATTATCTTTTTCGATGCTGGCACATATGTCGTGTCGAACACCATCACCATTCCTGCGGGAACTCAAATGACTGGTGAAGCGTGGACTGTACTTGCAGGGAAAGGGCCAGCGTTCCAGGACCAGAACAATCCTCGCCCTGTTTTCAGAATCGGAGAGACCGGTTCTCAAGGTGTACTCGAAATCAGCGACATCGTTTTCAGCACCATTGGGCCAG CTGCTGGTGCTATTATCGTTGAATGGAACGTCAGACAACCCTCTGGATTCCAAGCTGGAGCAGGAATGTGGGATTCTCATGTCCG AACTGCCGGGGCAGCGGGGACAAATCTTGAGGGAAATAGGTGCCCCAAGAGTGGAGCAGGAGGGTTCGATAATTGTTTCGCGGCTTACATGGCGCTTCACCTCACGCCACGATCTACTGCCTACATTGAG GGAGCATGGGTCTGGCTCGCTGATCATGACTTGGATTTCCCAGGAGAAGGTCAAATATCCGTTTATTCAGGCCGTGGAATCTTGTCAGAATCGCAAGGACCAGTGTGGTTGATAGGAACAG CTGAACATCACGTCTTGTATCAGTATAACCTTGTGAATGCAGCCAACCACTATATGGGTCTTATTCAGACCGAATCA CCGTACTACCAGCCTGCACCAGTttctccttcccctttcACGATTAATCGTACGATGAAGGATCCAACGCCTTATAGCGGAAACCCATCTGCATGGGCAGTTTCCATCACACAGTCACGTAATATCCTCATTTTTGGTGCTGGTCTTTACAGCTTCTTCGAT AACTACTCGCAAGCCTGCATCGACTCGCGAAACTGCCAATCACAGCTGCTCAACATTGACACAGCCTCGACAAATATCAACATATACAGCCTTTCTACAGTCGCAACTATGTTCCAAGTCAGTGTCAATGGAGCAGGGATCGTCAACCAGGCGGGAAATGTGAACGGGTTTGCATCGACCGTAACAAGCTGGAGCCAATAA
- a CDS encoding Sesquiterpene synthase Agr8: protein MTRQYFIPDLLATWPWPRSINASLSEVEEEANAWVQSLELFDPSQFKKFKACNFNLLGALIGPLRSKDHLRISCDLMNFYFAFDEYTDLANREEALQISKDVMDAFRDTSKPSDSKLIEMARQFFQRTVDVVGDDRPGFERFIADFDAYTTSIIQEADDRSVGHVRSVEDYLILRRDTCGAKPSFSFYALGLNLPNDVFDNSLVASMLEAATDLIAITNDMHSYGLEHSRGLDGHNVVTAIMKEYNLDLQEALYWLSGYATKTISKFNSDRRKLPSWGPEVDAGVHEFFDLVGRCVRGYDAWSYETKRYYGDKGMLIQKTRKITLQPRDAAYITREQLKVSITA, encoded by the exons ATGACTCGTCAATATTTTATTCCCGACCTCCTTGCTACGTGGCCATGGCCAAGATCCATCAATGCTTCTCTGAGCGAGGTCGAAGAGGAGGCAAATGCATGGGTCCAGTCGCTGGAACTGTTCGATCCATCACAattcaaaaaattcaaagcatGTAACTTCA ATCTACTTGGAGCTCTTATTGGGCCACTAAGGAGTAAAG ATCATCTTCGCATCTCGTGCGACTTGATGAACTTTTACTTTGCTTTCGACGAGTACACCGACTTGGCCAATCGGGAAGAAGCCTTACAAATCTCTAAGGATGTTATGGATGCCTTCAGGGACACTTCGAAACCATCCGATAGCAAATTAATCGAAATGGCTCGACA GTTTTTCCAGAGAACTGTGGATGTTGTTGGAGACGACAGACCCGGATTTGAGAGATTCATTGCCGATTTTGATGCATACACAACATCCATAATCCAGGAAGCAGATGATCGATCTGTGGGCCACGTTAGAAGCGTGGAGGATTACTTGATTCTTCGACGCGATACATGTGGTGCAAAACCGAGCTTCTCATTTTATGCTCTCGGACTGAATCTGCCCAATGACGTGTTTGATAATTCTTTGGTTGCTTCGATGCTGGAAGCTGCCACCGACCTCATCGCCATCACCAAT GATATGCACTCATATGGCCTGGAGCACTCCAGAGGTCTGGATGGCCACAACGTCGTTACAGCCATCATGAAGGAATACAATCTCGACCTACAAGAGGCCCTTTACTGGCTCTCAGGATACGCGACCAAAACCATTTCCAAATTCAACTCTGATCGAAGAAAGCTACCATCTTGGGGCCCCGAAGTCGACGCCGGGGTTCACGAATTTTTCGACCTTGTGGGAAGATGTGTTCGCGGATACGATGCCTGGAGCTACGAGACAAAGAGATACTACGGTGACAAGGGTATGCTGATACAGAAAACCCGAAAGATCACACTCCAACCCCGAGATGCCGCATATATTACAAGGGAACAGCTGAAAGTCAGCATTACCGCGTAA
- a CDS encoding Sesquiterpene synthase Agr8 produces the protein MSSTEFVIPDLLANWPWKRIIDPNLEEVTNEANQWVESLDLFDPSQFKKFKGCDFNRLGALVGHLQGKDHLRISCDLMNFYFAFDEYTDLADADEAMKIAKDVMNAFHHTDVPFDNKLIEMARQFFKRTIDVVGEDKPGFERFIADFDAYTRSIIQEADDRVEGYIRSVEDYFILRRDTCGALPSFSFHGLGLKIPNEVFAHPLVISMMEGATDLIAITNDMHSYGLEYSRGLDGHNVITAIMKEYRVDLQAALYWLSGYATKTISKFLSDKQKLPSWGPDVDAAVYEFFERVGRCVRGYDAWSYETNRYYGENGLKVQETRKITLQPRDGAYITKEQLQSSLA, from the exons ATGTCTTCCACTGAATTCGTGATCCCTGATCTCTTGGCTAACTGGCCCTGGAAACGTATCATTGACCCAAACCTCGAAGAAGTCACCAACGAAGCAAACCAATGGGTTGAATCGTTGGACCTTTTCGATCCTTCCCAGttcaaaaaattcaaaggcTGCGATTTTA ACCGTCTCGGAGCACTTGTAGGACACTTACAGGgaaaag ATCATCTTCGCATATCTTGTGACTTGATGAACTTCTATTTCGCATTTGACGAGTACACCGATCTCGCCGATGCGGATGAAGCGATGAAAATTGCGAAGGACGTTATGAATGCGTTCCACCATACAGACGTTCCATTTGACAACAAGCTGATCGAAATGGCGCGTCA ATTCTTTAAGCGAACCATTGATGTTGTGGGGGAGGACAAACCCGGATTTGAAAGATTTATTGCAGACTTCGATGCCTATACTCGCTCCATCATTCAGGAAGCGGATGATAGAGTAGAAGGATATATCAGATCCGTGGAAGACTATTTTATTCTCCGTCGCGATACTTGTGGAGCATTACCGAGTTTCTCATTCCATGGCCTTGGTCTGAAAATACCAAACGAGGTGTTTGCTCACCCCTTGGTAATTTCAATGATGGAAGGGGCAACGGACCTCATCGCCATCACAAAC GATATGCATTCATATGGTCTTGAATACTCCAGGGGGCTTGATGGTCACAACGTTATCACCGCAATAATGAAGGAATATCGGGTCGATTTACAAGCAGCTCTATACTGGCTTTCTGGATATGCCACAAAAACTATCTCTAAATTCCTGTCTGACAAGCAAAAGCTTCCCTCATGGGGACCAGACGTGGATGCTGCCGTCTACGAGTTTTTCGAGCGGGTAGGGCGCTGCGTTCGTGGCTACGACGCCTGGAGTTACGAAACTAACCGATACTATGGGGAAAATGGTCTAAAAGTACAAGAGACGAGGAAGATCACACTTCAACCTCGTGATGGGGCATATATTACCAAGGAACAGCTTCAAAGCAGCTTAGCGTAG